In Desmospora profundinema, the genomic stretch GGGCTGCGTGCTTTTTTTATTTTACCTGTTGACATCAAGCTCCATGCGTTATAAAATGGCTATTGTCACGGACGAACCCAATATGATTCTGATCGTTACAAAACATGATCATAACAGGCATTTTACAGGATCCATTTGTTGATATATCAAGCCGAAGTGGCGGAATTGGCAGACGCGCACGACTCAAAATCGTGTTCCTTCGGGAGTGTGGGTTCGAGTCCCACCTTCGGTACCAAAAATTGTTATAAAGACGAGGATTCAGACGCTATATAGGCGCTGAATCCTCGTCTTTTTTGCGCTAAAAAACAGTGCACAGGGTCCTTGCATGCTAGAAATTCTGCTTTAGGGCGTGTCTGGTCATTCAAGTTTTTATGATGTTATGGTAAGGACGGTATAGCTGGCTGTGATTCTTTGCACTCACAGAGCACAAGTCTCGCCTAGTCGCTTCACTCCGGTCTCGTTATGCGTTTTTTGCAAGAGATTGAAGACGGTCACGCCGATTCTTCCCTCCTCGCAATCGGTTTATCAGACACGCCCTAGTACTACAGTTGTACTTATAAGAGCAGGCGCAGATGTGAGAAGGGAGGGTGGTGGGATGGCTGCGATCCTTTGCACTCACAGAGCACAAGTCTCGCCTGGGTCACTTCGTTCCCGGTCTCGCTATGCGCTTTTTGCAAGAGATCGAAGACAGCCCACCAGCCCGACCAACCCACGTTGATATACACTCTTCTTACAAATGTAACTGTAGTGCTAGAGCAAACACAGGAAACAAAAAAATGGAGAACAAGCGGGCTCATGTTCTCCATTCCCTTTTTGTCTTTATCGTTTCTTTTCTTTCTCCATTCGTCTCGGCCTGCCTTCAATTGTTGTCACTTCTTGAGAAGGCGCTCCGTTGTAAGCCATATCCATCGCTTCCGCTTCTGTTTTAGGGATGTCGCCATCCCGCCCGTATTGATCCAGATGCGAGGGATGACTGCGATTGTTGGGGGAATTTCTGGCGCGACGCGGATGTTCATTTTGGTTAGACATGATCGTGCCTCCTTTGACGAACCGTCATCCATATTGTTTTAAAAAAATGAACCGGTTATGCAACGGGGGTCACATCTCTGCAAGAATACCCTGAACACTTCTTGTTCATCTTCCGGATCGGAAAAAAACGCCGCACGGGTTAAGTCATTTCACCTATTGCTGAACATCCGGGAGAATGCGGTCCCGTATACTTCTTCTTATGATAAAAACAGCGATGATCAGGCAAAGGAACGCAGGAATAGCGGTTGCCGCGGATTGATCGGCTGAAATAAATGAGTATAGATCGCACCCAGCATCAGGACGATCAACACCGCAGAAGAGCCTACAGCGAGCCGGCGATTTCAGAAGGCGCCTACGAATCCCGCTGCTATTATCAATTCAACAAGCCCAACAACGGTCATCGACCACATCGGGTATTGATATTGCTGCCAATGTTCGACCTGAAACGGAACGCGAAACAATTTGATAAGACCGCCCAACATCATAAAAATCGCCAGCATGATAAATGCGTCTGCGGCGACAGTCGGGTTTCGATATCGATCCGCCTCGCTGTACTGACGTACAACCCCTTTTTTGGTTTGACCATCCGACTGCAAAATCTCAAGCGCTGTCACCTGCGCGGAGGCTCCCCCTTTCAGCTTCCATGTACGAAGGAATCCTTGTCAGCTATTCGATATGTTATTGAGTGTATGAAATAATATTATTAAAATAAAAAATATTTGACAAATATTTATATTGGGAATATAGTGGGCTTGTCTATGAATTTTATTCCTTAATTAGTAGGGTGTTCCTATATATCGGAACATCTTCTACTTATACGGGACGTCGACAGACGCATGTATGACCATTTCAAAAGATGGAGAAGGGGATGAGTGTACAAGGTGAAAAAGTGGTTGCTGTTTCTACTCAGCTGTTTAGTCGTATTGACGATGAGTATTCCCAATGGTTCAGCTACTGTAGACGCTAAGGGGGAAAAGCCCTTTGACCCCGATGATTTTTCGACCTATGGACTGGGGTTGAACGATGGACTAACAAATAAAAATGTAGAGGAATACAAAGCCCCCCAACGGTACCTAACCGAGAAAGAATGGAAAAAATCAGGTGCATTCGACCGAAAGAATCGCAAACTCCTTCCCGAACAGGTGGATCTTCGCCCATATTTTCCTGCTGTTCGAAGCCAGGGGCGATTCGGTACGTGTGTGCCTTTTGCAGCAGCAGGGTTAAGAGAATACTATATTGGGAGAGATACCCGAGCGCGAGGAAGCGAGATCACCTATCTTTCTCCGCTCTATATCTACCATCCCAGGGGACCGCAGGACGGGATGACACTGGATGCGGCATTTCGTGTGATGGAACGGAGAGGCGTAACACCGGAAACCGAACGGCCGTATGATCTGAATCCTGAAAATACTCAGCAATTTGATGAACCTTTGACCACTCTGCAGAATAAAAATGCTGTCCCCTACAAGCTTCGAAATTACCAGGTCATCTGGCGATCCAATATGGTGGAACAGATCAAACAAGCACTGGCGAACGGAGACCCTGTCATGGTGGGGATTCAGGTGTATCCCAACTTCGACGCCACCCCTCCATCGGGTATTGTGCCCCCTGTGAAAGAAAAGAAGTCCCGGGGTGGACATGCGTTGGTTGTGGTCGGATATGATGAAGAAAAGAAATGGTTTATCATGCGGAACAGCTGGGGTGACCGCTTTGGTGATCATGGGTACGCCTATATGCACTATGATACCTTGATGGAGATGAGCAATGGTTTCGGCTTTGTAGCCAGCCCCTACAGCCGCCAGTATCCTCCTCAAGGCGTGAAGGTGTCTGTCTCTTCCGCCGATTCCACCCATGTTCATTTTCAAGTTTCCGCTCTTGACGCCCAGGAATATGAACTGTACCGGGACAATCAATTGGTCAAAACCTTTACCGGTTCGACCGTTACGGATGAAAACTTGGACCCGGAGAGTGACTATACGTATTACATCGTAGCCAAAAATCAAAGGGGGGAGACGAGAAGTCAGTCAGTGAAAATAACGACAAAGGTTGGTATCAAACCAGTAGAACTACAAAAAGCAGGTTAATGAAACAGGGGGTCATATTTCAACATGACCCCCTGTTTTTTGTGTGAATAACAAGAGAATCATTGGTTTTTCATCGGTATATCCACTGTCTCACGAAAATGAATTTTTTGATATATTTAAAAATTGGTTTAAAAAAACAAAAAATTAACAAAAACCCTATTGCCTTTTATGAAAATCCAAAATACAATAGACTTGTAAAATAAAGACATTAAAGGGGAGAGATCATGAAACGTCAAATTTCTGCTTTTCAACTGTTTTTTTGTAGTCTGTTGGCGGTCGTACTGTTCCTTTCCACCACAACGATGGCCCATGCGGAAATTTCGAACCAGTCGGAAGTTCCTTTTGTAGTAGAATCCCTTGATTCTCTGCCGGATGATGTTTACAACCAAATGGAAGAGATGCGATTCCAACCATACAGTGGAATCGAAGTGGTCCCGAAGGAAGATCGAACCTATATCATTCTCTCTCTCGGTCTCCGTCCATCAACCGGATACGAAATTATGGTGAACCGAGTGGTTCAAGATGGGGATCATATCCTGGTATGGGCCACTGAGATCCCGCCTTCCGACGATGAGGTTGTTTTACCGGTTCTGACTTCTCCTGTAAAAGTGATTTCGATTCCTCCATCTCTGGGGGAAGCCTCTGAACTGGATATGAAGATTCATGTGAAATAGAAACCAGAAGGTTTGTGTGATTCCAATTTTTTGATAAGGGCAACCATCCTCTGGAAGAACGGCCACTGGTCTATCTGATAGAATGAGCGGGGAACCTTGTTCTTCGCTCATTTTATTTTTGTCGGTACGGTTGGGGGATTGGACAGCCCATAAGGCGGATATCGACCGGAGGGGAAATAATCTGTTGTATAATAGATTCAATCTGTTATACTATAGACTAACTTTCGGAGAAGATGTATGGTGATGACCGGTGGGTGAACAAAAAAACGATTCAATCGGAGGTGGGGGAGCGTTGACACTGAAAATTGCGGTTCCCAAAGAGATTACACACGATGAAAACCGTGTGGCACTGGTTCCCCGAGACGCCGAACGGCTGACCCGATCCGGAATGGAGGTTTTCGTTGAGAGCGGTGCCGGACTGGGTGCCGATTACACGGACGGGGACTATGAGAAAGCAGGGGCTACTGTGGTGCCGAATGCATCCGACTTATACGGGGTAGCCGATGTGATCCTGAAAGTACAGAAGCCGACGGAGACAGAGGCGTCGGGGCATGAGTCAGAGATGATGCGGCAGGGAGCGGTCCTGATCGCTCTGTTGGATCCGTTGCGCAATCCGTCCCTGGTATCCCGATTGGCAGACTGTAAGCTGACCAGCTTCAGTATGGATATGGTGCCCCGCATCACGCGGAGTCAGGAGATGGATGCATTATCCTCACAGAGTACGGTAGCAGGTTATAAAGCGGTGTTGATGGCAGCCAACCGGTTAGGTCGAATGATGCCGATGATGGTAACGGCGGCCGGATCGATCATTCCCGCCAAGGTGTTGGTGCTGGGGGCGGGTGTTGCCGGTTTGCAGGCGATTGCCACAGCACGCCGGTTAGGAGCTGTCGTGAAGGGTTTTGATGTACGGGCTGCAGCCAAAGAACAGGTGGAAAGCCTCGGTGCGGAATTTATCGATGAACACTTGCAGGAGGATGCCGAGGCAGAAGGAGGATATGCACGGGAATTGTCCGGTGACCAGCAAGAGCGAAACCGTCAGGTGATTCACCGGCATGTGCAGGAATCGGACATCGTCATCACCACAGCCCTGATTCCAGGCAGACCGGCCCCGCTGCTGGTAACCAAAGAGATGGTTGGCGACATGAAACAGGGAGCCGTGCTGGTCGATCTCGCTGCGGAAACGGGAGGGAACTGCGAGTTGACGGAACCGGGGGAGATCGTACAAACGGATAAAGGCGTCTCCCTGATTGGGCTGACCAACTTGCCGGCCACCGTTCCGGTACATGCCTCCGAGATGTACTCCCGCAACATCAGCAAGTTGTTGGGGCTGATGGTACAAGACAATCAATGGTCCCCCGATTATGAGGACGAAATCCTAGATGCCACCTGCATCACCCGCGAAGGGGAAATTGTCCACTCCCGGATTAAGGAACAGTTCCGGGATCAGGCGGCAACCTGACAAAGGAAAGGGGAGAATTGCAAATGACCGAGATTCCGGTCTTCGGACTGTATATTTTTGTTTTGGCCATGTTTGTCGGTTTTGAAGTGATCACCAAAGTGCCTCCGACGTTACACACGCCGTTGATGTCCGGATCCAATGCCATCTCCGGAATCGCCATCATTGGTGCCATACTGGTTGCGGGGCAGGCGGAGGGAACGCTTCAGACAACGTTGGGCCTGTTGGCTGTCATCCTGGCTACGATCAATGTGGTGGGCGGTTTTCTGGTGACGGATCGAATGCTGCGGATGTTCAGGAAAAAATCTTGAAATGATGACAGGGAGGCGAAGGTTGGACGATGAATTGGGACATAGTTACTAATCTTTCGTATTTGATCGCTTCCGCACTGTTTATTTTCGGCTTAAAACTGCTCTCATCGCCGAAAACGGCCCGTCGCGGCAACGCTTTAGCGGCGACGGGAATGCTCCTCGCTGTCGTGGTGACGCTGTTGGATCAGCAAATCCTCTCCTTTGGGACAATTCTCATGGGGTTTGTGATCGGATCCATCGTGGGGGCAGCCGTCGCCCACTGGGTGAAGATGACGGCGATGCCGCAGATGGTTGCCGTGTTCAACGGCTTCGGGGGCGGTGCCTCCGCCTTGATCGCGTGGGTGGAGTTTTCCAGACTGCTGGCGGGTCCTGCTGAACTTCCCGCATTCATCGCTCTTGCGGTAGTGTTGAGTCTGTTGATCGGCGCGGTCACCTTATCCGGAAGCCTGGTGGCTTTCGGTAAACTTCAGGAATGGGTATCTACTGCACCGGTTCGTTATCCCTTGCAACACCCCCTGAATTTATTGATCTTTTTGGGGTTGCTGGCTTTTTCGGCTTATCTGGTGGGTGGAGCCGCCGAGTTGGAGATTTTGCTGGCGATCACCGGCATTTCCCTGCTGCTGGGTGTTCTGCTGGTGCTTCCTATCGGTGGAGCGGATATGCCCATCGTGGTTTCACTGTTGAATTCCTACTCCGGTCTGGCAGGGGCGGCGGCTGGCTTCGTCATCGGAAGCAATATCCTGATCATCGCCGGTGCATTGGTAGGCGCATCGGGTATTATCCTAACCAGTATCATGTGCCGGGCGATGAACCGCTCCTTGGTCAATGTCGTCTTCGGCGGTTTCGGCACAGGTTCCGGAAATTCTACCGATACCGGAAGTGCAGGCGGGACGATCCGGGAAGCGACCGTTGATGAAGCGGCCATCATTTTGGGCTATGCCCGCTCGGTCATTTTTGTCCCCGGATACGGACTGGCCGTCTCTCAGGCTCAGCATCAACTGCGGGAGCTGGCGGATCTCCTGGAACAGCGCGGGGCCAAGATACGCTATGCCATCCATCCGGTGGCGGGGAGGATGCCCGGTCATATGAACGTCTTGTTGGCGGAAGCCAATGTCTCCTATGACAAACTGAACGACCTGGAGGAGATCAACCCGGAATTTTCCCGTACGGAAGTGGCGGTCGTGGTCGGTTCCAACGATGTGGTGAATCCTTCCGCCCGGGATGTGCCGGACAGCCCCATTTACGGCATGCCCATCCTGAACGTGGATGAGGCGGATCATGTTCTGGTGCTCAAACGTTCTCTCAAACCGGGCTTCTCCGGTGCGGACAACCCCTTGTTTTACAAGGATAAGACGATGCTGTTGTTCGGTGATGCCCAGGATTCCCTGAAAAATCTCGCCCAGGAAGTAAAGGCTCTTTAAACAAGAAACGTGGCAAGCTTGTTAAGGAGTGCACCATCCAAGGAGAAATCCGGGTCGGTATGGAACCGAAAGGGACTTAGTCGACAAAAGCCCGGAAGATATCATCTGATATCTTCCGGGCTTTCTTATTGTTTAAGGCGCTCCGCCGCCACGGACACGGTCGGATTGCATCATTTCTCGATCGTCGTGCCCGCCGATGAGATCCAACCCATCGTCCAGCGGCTGCGGGAACTGGATACTCCGATCACTGGGGATGGAAAGAGCGTTTGGACAACGGATCCATTTGCAAACCGAATTTGGATGGACACGGTCAAATACTACAGTTGTGCTTATAAGAGCAGGTGCAGATGTGAGAAGGGAGGGTGGTGGGATGGCTGCGATCCTTTGCGCTTTTTGCAAGAGATCGAAGACAGCCCGCCACCCCGACCAACCCAAGCCCTCCTATACACTCTTAGTATAAATGTAACTGTAGTACTAACGGTCATTCATTGAAACAAACGATCGATCGCGATTCAATATGAAAAGAGCACCCCGGTTGAAGGGGTGCTTTTTTGATGAATCAATCGATGGAAAAAAGAAGGAATAAAAGGGAAAGAAAGCGGTATCTTCGTTTTATGACAAAAATGTAAGATAAATAACAGGAAAAGAGATAGAAAAAAAGGTGATCCTGTTATATTTTATAAATTGTTCGACAGGAAGGAGTGGATGTCCACTTATCCTCGGGATGGACTCATCAAGGGATGGCTGAACCGCGCTTCCCAGGGATTGCATCGATTCATACGATACACACCCGATTGAATTGTCGTTCACTTGTCCGGATTTTTTTCTATTTAAACATGAAAGAAAGGAGCTTTTATATGAAACGATGGTTGGTTTTTGTCACCGCTCTTTCACTCGTTGTTTCCAGTTTGGTTTATATGGCTCCCACGGATGTCCAGGCCGACTCTCATGAGGTGAAACCTGAAAATAAAATTGCTCAAGGTGTTTCCACCAAAGAAGGGAAACGCGTTCGGGTGCTGGTTGAGATGAAAGCGGCTCCTGTCGCTGTCTTGAACGAAAAATCGGATGTCGATGAAGAAGAGATCCGAACCGATGTGGTGGAAAAACAGGAAGAATTGTCTGAAGAGATGAAAGAAATTTCGCCCGATTTACAAGTGGGGGAATCCTATGACACGGTCTTTTCGGGAATGGAGGTTACCGCCGACGGAGCAGATATCAAAAAGCTGGCGGAACTGCCGGAGGTGAAAAGCATTTATCCGGTTCGTACCTATCAGACCACCATGAAGGGAAGCGCCCCGCTCATTGGAGCCCCCGAAGCATGGAAAGAAAAAGATTCCAAAGGACAGCCCCTGAAGGGGAAAGGGATCAAAGTGGCCGTGATTGATACCGGAGTGGATGCCAAACATCCGGATCTGAAAGGGAAAGTGGTCGGGGGATATGATTTTATCGACAAGGACCGGACTCCCCAAGACGGTCACGGACACGGCACTCATGTGGCGGGAACCATCGCCGCTGACGGAAAGATTAAAGGGGTGGCTCCGGGAGCCTCGATCCTGGCCTATAAGGTGCTGGATGACGAAGGGTTCGGAGATACGGCGGATATCATCGCCGGTGTGGATCAAGCTGTCAAAGACGGTGCAGACGTGATGAACCTCTCCTTGGGGATGGATGCCAACGTTCCCGATGAACCCATGTCCTGGGCGCTGGAACGTGCCGTACAAAACGGTGTGGTCGCAGTGGTGGCCAACGGAAACGCAGGTCCCGACCGCTGGACAGTCGGTTCGCCGGCAGCCACTGCCAATGTCATCTCCGTCGGTGCCTCCACCAAAAAAGAACGGTCACCGGTCGTACAAGTAGCTGGCGACCGCAAAAAAGTGGAGATGAACAAGATTTTCTTCTCACCGGATATGCCGCTGAAAGGAACCTATTCCCTGGTGGACGCCGGTACGGGGAAAACCGCTGAGATGAAGAAAGCAAAAGGAAAAATCGCGCTGGTGAAGCGAACCCGCAATAATGTCAGTGCCGTGGCAAAAAGGGCTAAACTGGCGGGAGCCGTTGCGGTAATCGTTTATAACAACAAGGGCGGAGACTGGTTTGCCGAACCCCTTATGGTGGAAGTGGACGATAAAGGAAACAAGCTGGCGACTCCGATCGCCACGATCTCGGGTGGCCACGGAACCTATCTGAAAGAACAGCTGGCAGCAGGAAAAGCCAAGGTACGGCTCAGTTCCGTAAAACGGGAGAAAATGACCGATTTCAGCTCCCGCGGACCCGCTGTGGGAAATTGGGAAATCAAGCCTGACGTCGTTGCACCGGGTCAAAACATCGTCAGCACCGTTCCCAAAACCGTCGTCAAAAGCGGATACCAAGCCGATAGCGGGACCAGCATGGCCGCTCCCCACGTCGCCGGAGCCGCCGCTCTCCTGCTCCAAAAACATCCCGAATGGAATCCGCAAGAGGTGAAATCAGCGCTGGCCAATACTGCGGTCCCCCTGAAAGATACGGACCAAAAGCCGTATCCCAAATCGGTCCAGGGAGCCGGACGAATCGATGTCATGAAAGCCTTGCACACCAAAACTCTGGCCATGCGCAGCAGTGTTTCGTTCGGGTTGTTGAAGCCGAATACCGGTGTTCAGAAGGTGGAAAAAAACGTACAGGTGAAAAACCTGGACAGCCGGGGAAAAACGTATACCACTCGGGTGGGTTTGGATAAACGAAACAAAGGTTTTTCAGTGGATGTGCCCAAATCCGTCACTGCACAACCCGGTGAGACCGTTTCGCTTCCGATCACCTTAACCCTCGATACCAAGCTGCCGCGGGGGGAATATACCGGCACTCTCTATCTGAAGGACGGATCCCGCGAGATCAAGGTGCCGTTCCAGGCATTGATCGATCCCAAAGGATACCCCTTGCTGGAGATGCTTAGCTTATCCGAATGGGTGATCTCCCCCAATGGCGACAATATCTTGGATGAGACCG encodes the following:
- a CDS encoding NAD(P)(+) transhydrogenase (Re/Si-specific) subunit beta, yielding MNWDIVTNLSYLIASALFIFGLKLLSSPKTARRGNALAATGMLLAVVVTLLDQQILSFGTILMGFVIGSIVGAAVAHWVKMTAMPQMVAVFNGFGGGASALIAWVEFSRLLAGPAELPAFIALAVVLSLLIGAVTLSGSLVAFGKLQEWVSTAPVRYPLQHPLNLLIFLGLLAFSAYLVGGAAELEILLAITGISLLLGVLLVLPIGGADMPIVVSLLNSYSGLAGAAAGFVIGSNILIIAGALVGASGIILTSIMCRAMNRSLVNVVFGGFGTGSGNSTDTGSAGGTIREATVDEAAIILGYARSVIFVPGYGLAVSQAQHQLRELADLLEQRGAKIRYAIHPVAGRMPGHMNVLLAEANVSYDKLNDLEEINPEFSRTEVAVVVGSNDVVNPSARDVPDSPIYGMPILNVDEADHVLVLKRSLKPGFSGADNPLFYKDKTMLLFGDAQDSLKNLAQEVKAL
- a CDS encoding DoxX family protein, producing MTALEILQSDGQTKKGVVRQYSEADRYRNPTVAADAFIMLAIFMMLGGLIKLFRVPFQVEHWQQYQYPMWSMTVVGLVELIIAAGFVGAF
- a CDS encoding C1 family peptidase, yielding MKKWLLFLLSCLVVLTMSIPNGSATVDAKGEKPFDPDDFSTYGLGLNDGLTNKNVEEYKAPQRYLTEKEWKKSGAFDRKNRKLLPEQVDLRPYFPAVRSQGRFGTCVPFAAAGLREYYIGRDTRARGSEITYLSPLYIYHPRGPQDGMTLDAAFRVMERRGVTPETERPYDLNPENTQQFDEPLTTLQNKNAVPYKLRNYQVIWRSNMVEQIKQALANGDPVMVGIQVYPNFDATPPSGIVPPVKEKKSRGGHALVVVGYDEEKKWFIMRNSWGDRFGDHGYAYMHYDTLMEMSNGFGFVASPYSRQYPPQGVKVSVSSADSTHVHFQVSALDAQEYELYRDNQLVKTFTGSTVTDENLDPESDYTYYIVAKNQRGETRSQSVKITTKVGIKPVELQKAG
- a CDS encoding protease complex subunit PrcB family protein → MKRQISAFQLFFCSLLAVVLFLSTTTMAHAEISNQSEVPFVVESLDSLPDDVYNQMEEMRFQPYSGIEVVPKEDRTYIILSLGLRPSTGYEIMVNRVVQDGDHILVWATEIPPSDDEVVLPVLTSPVKVISIPPSLGEASELDMKIHVK
- a CDS encoding NAD(P) transhydrogenase subunit alpha, encoding MTEIPVFGLYIFVLAMFVGFEVITKVPPTLHTPLMSGSNAISGIAIIGAILVAGQAEGTLQTTLGLLAVILATINVVGGFLVTDRMLRMFRKKS
- a CDS encoding S8 family serine peptidase produces the protein MKRWLVFVTALSLVVSSLVYMAPTDVQADSHEVKPENKIAQGVSTKEGKRVRVLVEMKAAPVAVLNEKSDVDEEEIRTDVVEKQEELSEEMKEISPDLQVGESYDTVFSGMEVTADGADIKKLAELPEVKSIYPVRTYQTTMKGSAPLIGAPEAWKEKDSKGQPLKGKGIKVAVIDTGVDAKHPDLKGKVVGGYDFIDKDRTPQDGHGHGTHVAGTIAADGKIKGVAPGASILAYKVLDDEGFGDTADIIAGVDQAVKDGADVMNLSLGMDANVPDEPMSWALERAVQNGVVAVVANGNAGPDRWTVGSPAATANVISVGASTKKERSPVVQVAGDRKKVEMNKIFFSPDMPLKGTYSLVDAGTGKTAEMKKAKGKIALVKRTRNNVSAVAKRAKLAGAVAVIVYNNKGGDWFAEPLMVEVDDKGNKLATPIATISGGHGTYLKEQLAAGKAKVRLSSVKREKMTDFSSRGPAVGNWEIKPDVVAPGQNIVSTVPKTVVKSGYQADSGTSMAAPHVAGAAALLLQKHPEWNPQEVKSALANTAVPLKDTDQKPYPKSVQGAGRIDVMKALHTKTLAMRSSVSFGLLKPNTGVQKVEKNVQVKNLDSRGKTYTTRVGLDKRNKGFSVDVPKSVTAQPGETVSLPITLTLDTKLPRGEYTGTLYLKDGSREIKVPFQALIDPKGYPLLEMLSLSEWVISPNGDNILDETVLSYYLPVSPDELTITLHREVDGKADYTIYRAKQPNHGAIDWVWDGKDIKGKTVKDGNYDIRVTATYLGRKGEAFSSIVVDTTPPQIRLNKQTDKPRLSGLVKEDNLERLHWQLEGEKKWKKINFKFVKDDLYRFNRLFSKGELKKGENKVTIRAIDIGGNISTKKVTVTSP
- a CDS encoding Re/Si-specific NAD(P)(+) transhydrogenase subunit alpha, with translation MTLKIAVPKEITHDENRVALVPRDAERLTRSGMEVFVESGAGLGADYTDGDYEKAGATVVPNASDLYGVADVILKVQKPTETEASGHESEMMRQGAVLIALLDPLRNPSLVSRLADCKLTSFSMDMVPRITRSQEMDALSSQSTVAGYKAVLMAANRLGRMMPMMVTAAGSIIPAKVLVLGAGVAGLQAIATARRLGAVVKGFDVRAAAKEQVESLGAEFIDEHLQEDAEAEGGYARELSGDQQERNRQVIHRHVQESDIVITTALIPGRPAPLLVTKEMVGDMKQGAVLVDLAAETGGNCELTEPGEIVQTDKGVSLIGLTNLPATVPVHASEMYSRNISKLLGLMVQDNQWSPDYEDEILDATCITREGEIVHSRIKEQFRDQAAT